One region of Ardenticatena maritima genomic DNA includes:
- a CDS encoding MBL fold metallo-hydrolase — protein MNIITIADDLRVILRGWFNANHILLTGPETVLIDTGHARDIAQTLHLLNEAETPAETLTRILITHAHQDHIGGAATLCQQSGATLLGHRWLHYAITQRRSDWLGPVWPQEAPLPPIHPVHEGEDVNLGRYTFRVLHVPGHAFEMIALYEPTLRVLISADAAHDGDLGVLAPEMEGIGCVPQAVESVEKLMALDVEVMIPGHGVPIMGRERVADSLKRTRQRLMSFITNPEKRMRHLARRVFLYQVLLHQPVDVETLRRHSLNVRWFTAYSEQLGTTPDAFFDTLLDTLMARGLILRRPDGLLVSPIPA, from the coding sequence ATGAACATCATCACCATTGCCGATGATTTGCGTGTCATTCTGCGCGGATGGTTCAACGCCAACCACATTTTGCTCACTGGTCCTGAAACTGTGCTGATTGACACCGGTCATGCCCGCGACATTGCGCAAACCTTGCACCTGCTGAACGAAGCCGAGACGCCCGCCGAAACGCTCACCCGCATTCTCATCACCCACGCCCACCAAGACCACATCGGCGGCGCAGCAACCTTATGTCAACAAAGCGGCGCAACCCTTCTCGGTCATCGCTGGCTGCACTACGCCATCACCCAACGGCGAAGCGATTGGCTGGGGCCTGTGTGGCCGCAAGAAGCCCCGCTCCCCCCAATCCATCCCGTGCATGAAGGCGAAGACGTGAACCTTGGGCGGTACACCTTCCGCGTTCTGCACGTGCCAGGCCACGCCTTTGAGATGATTGCCCTCTACGAACCCACGTTGCGGGTGCTCATCTCCGCCGACGCCGCTCATGACGGCGATTTGGGCGTACTCGCGCCGGAGATGGAAGGGATTGGGTGTGTACCGCAGGCTGTCGAATCCGTCGAGAAACTGATGGCGCTCGACGTTGAGGTGATGATCCCCGGACATGGTGTGCCCATTATGGGGCGCGAACGAGTCGCCGATAGCCTCAAACGCACACGCCAGCGGCTGATGAGTTTCATCACCAATCCGGAAAAACGCATGCGCCACCTTGCGCGGCGCGTCTTCCTCTACCAAGTGCTCTTGCACCAGCCGGTTGACGTCGAAACCCTGCGCCGGCATTCGCTCAATGTACGATGGTTCACCGCCTACAGCGAACAACTGGGCACAACCCCGGACGCTTTTTTTGACACCCTGCTCGACACACTCATGGCACGCGGGTTGATTCTCCGCCGCCCGGATGGGTTGCTCGTATCGCCCATACCGGCGTAA
- the mtaB gene encoding tRNA (N(6)-L-threonylcarbamoyladenosine(37)-C(2))-methylthiotransferase MtaB — MAKIHFKVLGCRLNQAEAERLAQGFIMAGHEITENAEEADICIVNTCTVTTAAGAKSRRAAKPMRAGQKIVVTGCHSEVRPQDFRYADLIVSNAEKEQLVALTLERFGMDGEALGMDYRPVGRLHLYPLVLDHTRAFVKIQDGCNLACSFCLTTIARGDARSRPADEIIAEVRTLAEKGCQEAVLTGVHAGAYGYDLGTDLGHLLERLLTETDIPRIRLSSLEPWNFKTEWLDLWVRFGERLCRHLHMSLQSGSNTVLRRMRRAYRAETFAAKIEAARAAMPEMAITTDIIVGFPGETEEEHRESLAFVREMAFAGAHIFPFSPRPGTRAATMPNQIPGPVKRQRYEEMKAVTDASAAAFRARMMGRVLPVLWEQREADGALSGLTDNYIRVYAPVGTASPNTITPTRLVREEGERVWGEIVSVEHA, encoded by the coding sequence ATGGCGAAAATCCATTTCAAAGTGCTTGGCTGCCGTCTGAACCAGGCTGAAGCCGAACGATTGGCGCAAGGCTTCATCATGGCCGGGCACGAAATTACCGAAAATGCAGAAGAAGCCGATATTTGCATTGTGAACACATGCACGGTCACCACTGCCGCCGGCGCCAAATCACGGCGCGCCGCCAAACCAATGCGCGCAGGGCAAAAAATCGTTGTAACGGGATGCCACAGTGAAGTCCGCCCACAGGATTTTCGCTACGCCGATCTCATCGTCTCGAACGCCGAGAAAGAGCAACTGGTGGCGCTGACGCTGGAACGGTTTGGCATGGACGGGGAAGCGCTGGGCATGGATTACCGCCCGGTCGGACGCCTGCACCTCTACCCGCTGGTGCTCGACCACACGCGCGCCTTCGTCAAAATTCAAGACGGTTGCAATCTCGCTTGCTCATTCTGCCTAACCACCATTGCCCGCGGCGACGCCCGCAGTCGTCCGGCGGATGAGATTATCGCCGAGGTGCGCACGCTTGCCGAAAAAGGATGCCAGGAAGCCGTACTGACCGGTGTGCACGCCGGCGCATACGGATACGACCTTGGCACTGACTTGGGGCATTTGCTCGAACGCCTGCTGACCGAGACCGATATCCCGCGTATTCGGCTTTCCTCGCTCGAACCGTGGAACTTCAAAACAGAATGGCTTGACCTGTGGGTGCGTTTTGGCGAACGGCTTTGCCGCCACCTGCACATGAGCCTTCAAAGTGGAAGCAACACGGTGTTGCGGCGCATGCGTCGCGCGTATCGCGCCGAAACGTTTGCCGCCAAAATTGAAGCCGCCCGCGCGGCGATGCCCGAAATGGCGATTACAACCGACATCATCGTCGGCTTCCCCGGTGAAACGGAAGAAGAACACCGCGAAAGCCTGGCTTTCGTGCGCGAGATGGCGTTTGCCGGGGCGCACATCTTCCCATTCAGCCCCCGTCCGGGGACGCGCGCGGCTACCATGCCGAACCAAATCCCCGGCCCGGTGAAACGCCAGCGCTACGAAGAGATGAAAGCCGTGACGGATGCGTCAGCGGCGGCTTTCCGCGCACGCATGATGGGGCGTGTGCTGCCCGTGCTCTGGGAGCAACGCGAAGCCGATGGCGCACTCTCCGGCCTGACCGACAACTACATCCGCGTCTATGCGCCGGTTGGCACAGCGTCGCCCAACACCATCACGCCCACGCGCCTGGTGCGCGAAGAAGGCGAGCGCGTGTGGGGGGAGATAGTATCTGTGGAACACGCCTAG
- a CDS encoding B12-binding domain-containing radical SAM protein — protein sequence MTKVTLVYAGIAGKGFNSLKQGMDSGWISHGLASLSASLKAAGFTVDLIDLRALRGWEHFREVFEQRDPDVVGLTMMSVDFNPVMEAISIIKEVKPEAITVVGGPHPTAEPDEVLANPLVDYIVQAEGEITFTNLVRSIHNGTRPQTRRLIGIHPDLDKLPFADRDLFLEEWRKWGYDLDSPEVPFVEELPAPFVTIIAGRGCRYKCNFCKPMEDFLFGKGTRRRSVDNVIAELKMLRDKYNFASFMFHDDCLTEDREWVMEFCEKYRAEGFTQPFFCQSRADIIYHHEDMVALMASVGLKGYFIGFESGNNRVLNFIRKGTTREKNLAAAKICRKYGLTIWANYMLGLPTETEEEVLDTISMIKEIDPDYYSPSFYTPHPGSDLFKYGEIHNLHLVMDHDSYRRNPTEAKIKGLDLEFLMWARDESQKRLFKNRVRRAVRKAWNKYTDPHKYVRKARRVYSSLRERVPSRPELTRA from the coding sequence ATGACCAAAGTCACACTCGTCTATGCCGGGATTGCCGGAAAGGGCTTCAACAGCCTGAAGCAGGGCATGGACTCGGGCTGGATTAGCCACGGCCTTGCCAGTTTGTCGGCGTCGCTCAAAGCCGCCGGGTTCACGGTGGATTTGATTGACCTGCGCGCCCTGCGTGGTTGGGAACATTTCCGCGAAGTCTTCGAACAGCGCGACCCCGATGTGGTCGGGCTGACGATGATGAGTGTTGATTTCAACCCGGTGATGGAAGCCATCTCCATCATCAAGGAAGTCAAGCCCGAAGCCATCACCGTGGTGGGTGGTCCTCACCCCACGGCTGAGCCGGATGAAGTGCTGGCAAACCCGCTGGTGGACTACATTGTGCAGGCCGAAGGTGAAATCACCTTCACCAACCTGGTGCGCTCCATCCACAATGGCACGCGCCCGCAAACACGCCGCCTGATTGGTATTCACCCCGACCTTGACAAATTGCCTTTTGCCGACCGAGACCTCTTCCTGGAAGAGTGGCGCAAGTGGGGCTACGACCTGGATTCGCCCGAAGTTCCCTTTGTGGAAGAGTTGCCCGCTCCGTTCGTGACGATCATCGCCGGGCGCGGCTGCCGCTACAAATGCAACTTCTGCAAGCCCATGGAAGATTTCTTGTTCGGCAAAGGGACGCGCCGCCGCTCGGTGGATAACGTGATCGCCGAGTTGAAGATGTTGCGCGACAAGTACAATTTCGCCTCGTTCATGTTCCACGATGACTGCCTCACCGAAGACCGTGAATGGGTGATGGAGTTTTGCGAAAAGTATCGCGCCGAGGGCTTTACGCAACCTTTCTTCTGCCAATCGCGCGCCGATATCATCTACCACCACGAAGACATGGTGGCGCTGATGGCAAGCGTGGGCTTGAAGGGGTACTTCATCGGTTTTGAAAGCGGCAACAACCGCGTGCTCAACTTCATTCGCAAGGGGACGACGCGCGAAAAGAACCTGGCGGCGGCGAAGATTTGCCGCAAGTATGGCTTGACGATTTGGGCGAACTACATGCTGGGCTTGCCCACCGAAACCGAAGAAGAAGTGCTCGATACCATCAGCATGATTAAGGAGATTGACCCGGATTATTACAGCCCGTCTTTCTACACGCCGCATCCGGGGTCTGACCTCTTCAAGTATGGTGAAATTCACAACCTGCACCTGGTGATGGACCACGATTCGTATCGCCGCAACCCCACCGAAGCCAAAATCAAGGGGTTGGACCTGGAATTTTTGATGTGGGCGCGTGATGAAAGCCAGAAGCGCCTTTTCAAGAACCGTGTGCGCCGTGCAGTGCGCAAAGCGTGGAACAAGTACACCGACCCGCACAAATACGTGCGCAAGGCGCGCCGTGTGTACTCATCGTTGCGCGAACGCGTGCCATCGCGCCCTGAGTTGACACGCGCCTAA
- a CDS encoding LPXTG cell wall anchor domain-containing protein: MKRLTTLLVLVAVFSLLALTPALAQTTPAVEVSDQVTDGTTVVVDRVVSDGQGWIVIHEDADGKPGPIMGFAQVQDGENTNVAVTLTTPATDGQKLWAMLHTDAGELGTWEFPDGPDAPVKVDDAIVMAPFMVELVGVEVSDQTTDGNSVVVDKVISNGQGWIVIHEDADGKPGPIMGFAQVQDGENTNVAVTLTTPATDGQKLWAMLHTDAGELGTWEFPDGPDAPVKVGDMIVMKAFTVSMAPATLPETGGASSTLPLLLTTAGLLMLVGAFAWRRLAIR, encoded by the coding sequence ATGAAACGCTTGACGACATTGCTTGTACTGGTTGCTGTGTTCAGCTTGCTGGCACTTACGCCGGCACTGGCACAAACCACCCCCGCCGTCGAAGTCTCCGACCAGGTGACCGATGGAACAACGGTTGTCGTAGACCGTGTTGTCTCTGATGGGCAAGGCTGGATCGTCATTCACGAGGATGCCGACGGCAAGCCCGGTCCCATCATGGGCTTTGCCCAGGTGCAAGACGGCGAAAACACCAACGTGGCTGTGACGCTGACCACCCCCGCAACCGACGGCCAGAAACTCTGGGCGATGCTCCACACCGACGCCGGCGAATTGGGTACGTGGGAATTCCCCGATGGCCCCGACGCCCCCGTCAAAGTGGACGATGCGATTGTCATGGCGCCGTTCATGGTTGAACTGGTGGGCGTTGAAGTCTCCGACCAGACGACTGACGGCAACAGCGTTGTGGTGGACAAGGTTATTTCCAACGGGCAAGGCTGGATCGTCATTCACGAGGATGCCGACGGCAAGCCCGGTCCCATCATGGGCTTTGCCCAGGTGCAAGACGGTGAAAACACCAACGTGGCTGTGACGCTGACTACCCCCGCAACCGACGGCCAGAAACTCTGGGCGATGCTCCACACCGACGCCGGCGAATTGGGTACGTGGGAATTCCCCGATGGCCCCGACGCCCCCGTCAAAGTGGGTGATATGATTGTCATGAAGGCCTTCACCGTGAGCATGGCGCCCGCCACCCTACCCGAAACCGGCGGCGCGTCCAGCACACTGCCGCTCCTGCTCACCACGGCGGGACTGCTGATGCTTGTCGGCGCCTTTGCCTGGCGGCGTCTCGCCATTCGCTAA
- the erpA gene encoding iron-sulfur cluster insertion protein ErpA: MTISIQDVQNNQAAETPLVTMTEAAANVVQQLLEQKNIQGYALRVFVTGGGCAGFQYGMAFEKEPREDDTVVQINEHVKVVVDPTSAMYLWGAQIDYVESLMGGGFRIDNPNAVASCGCGHSFRTADASSATGAAGAGGCGCGA, translated from the coding sequence ATGACGATTTCCATTCAAGACGTGCAAAACAACCAGGCTGCTGAAACGCCGCTGGTGACGATGACCGAAGCCGCGGCAAACGTTGTCCAGCAGTTGTTAGAGCAGAAGAACATTCAGGGCTATGCCCTGCGTGTGTTCGTGACGGGCGGCGGTTGCGCCGGTTTCCAGTACGGTATGGCGTTTGAAAAAGAACCGCGCGAAGATGACACCGTCGTGCAAATCAATGAACATGTGAAGGTGGTGGTTGACCCCACCAGCGCCATGTACCTGTGGGGCGCCCAGATTGACTATGTGGAAAGCCTGATGGGCGGCGGTTTCCGCATTGACAACCCCAACGCGGTCGCTTCCTGTGGGTGTGGGCATTCCTTCCGCACGGCGGACGCGAGTTCCGCAACGGGCGCTGCTGGGGCTGGCGGCTGTGGCTGCGGCGCCTAA
- the moaA gene encoding GTP 3',8-cyclase MoaA, with protein sequence MTATVATNVQTKPALVDSYGRRINYLRVSLIDHCNLRCVYCMPLHGLRFLPRQELLTPAEIETIVRAAVDVGFDKVRLTGGEPTLRPDLIEIVERLARIEGLRTIAMTTNGIRLPELAEPLKQAGLTRVNIHIDTLNPASLERLMRFNTLEKVWAGIEAAERAGLLPIKLNAVVIRGYNDEDVADLAALTLEHDWHVRFIEAMPLGTQANFALQHYVPNSEVQARIEERFGALEPLFDGRLLGEAKMYRIPGARGLIGFINPVSEPYCDDCNRMRLTADGKIRLCLLTDHELDFRRALHEGGMDALRDLFIRAVQAKPVGHQLRRGVFPQARGMSQIGG encoded by the coding sequence ATGACCGCCACAGTGGCAACCAATGTACAAACCAAACCTGCCTTGGTGGATTCTTACGGGCGTCGCATCAACTACTTGCGCGTTTCGTTGATTGACCATTGCAATCTGCGTTGTGTCTATTGCATGCCTTTGCATGGCTTGCGCTTTTTGCCTCGCCAGGAGTTGCTGACCCCCGCCGAAATCGAAACGATTGTGCGCGCCGCCGTTGATGTGGGCTTCGACAAAGTGCGCTTGACGGGGGGCGAGCCAACCTTGCGCCCCGACCTGATTGAGATTGTTGAGCGTTTGGCACGCATTGAGGGGTTGCGCACGATTGCGATGACCACCAACGGCATTCGCTTGCCCGAACTTGCCGAACCGCTCAAACAGGCGGGCTTGACGCGCGTCAACATTCACATTGACACCCTCAACCCCGCTTCGCTGGAACGCCTCATGCGCTTCAACACGCTCGAAAAGGTCTGGGCGGGTATCGAGGCCGCGGAGCGGGCGGGGCTTTTGCCCATCAAACTGAACGCTGTGGTCATTCGCGGCTATAACGATGAAGATGTAGCAGACCTTGCCGCCCTTACCCTTGAGCACGATTGGCACGTGCGATTTATCGAAGCCATGCCGCTGGGCACACAAGCCAACTTTGCGCTGCAACATTACGTGCCCAACAGCGAAGTGCAAGCGCGGATTGAAGAACGCTTTGGCGCATTGGAACCCCTTTTCGACGGGCGGTTGCTGGGCGAAGCCAAGATGTATCGCATTCCGGGGGCGCGCGGCCTGATTGGCTTCATCAATCCGGTGAGCGAACCCTATTGCGATGATTGCAACCGCATGCGCCTGACCGCCGACGGCAAAATTCGGCTCTGCCTGCTCACCGACCACGAACTGGACTTTCGCCGCGCCTTGCATGAGGGCGGCATGGACGCGTTGCGCGACTTGTTCATTCGCGCCGTGCAGGCAAAGCCGGTGGGACATCAATTGCGCCGTGGGGTTTTCCCGCAAGCGCGTGGCATGAGCCAGATTGGTGGCTGA
- a CDS encoding Glu/Leu/Phe/Val family dehydrogenase, whose translation MSSKQRNPWHVAQEQFDKALHHLDVPASIAEFLRYPKRELTVNFPVRMDDGSVRIITGYRVHHNTVRGPTKGGIRYHQDVTLDEVRALAMWMTWKCAVVNIPYGGAKGGIVVDPYQLSQRELENLTRRYTTEITMLIGPDSDIPAPDVGTNAQVMAWLMDTYSILHGHSVPAVVTGKPLSIGGSLGRNQATGVGVMYVTREAMRRVGIPIEGARVVVQGFGNVGSNAALAMHEQGAKVIAVSDVHGGIYNPNGLDIPALIRHVLETRNVTTWPDGDVITNEELLTLECEVLIPAALENQITSENAHEIKAKIVAEGANGPTTPRADEILRERGILVVPDILCNAGGVTVSYFEWVQGLQSFFWDEEEVLKRLERIMVRAFDDVWNMAEAKGVDLRIAATVLAINRVAEATVMRGIYP comes from the coding sequence GTGAGTTCAAAACAACGTAATCCATGGCATGTTGCTCAAGAGCAGTTTGACAAAGCCTTGCACCATCTTGATGTGCCGGCGAGCATCGCCGAGTTTCTTCGCTACCCCAAACGTGAGTTGACGGTCAACTTCCCTGTGCGCATGGACGATGGCTCTGTGCGCATCATCACCGGCTACCGTGTGCACCACAACACAGTGCGCGGTCCCACGAAGGGGGGCATTCGCTACCACCAGGATGTGACGCTGGATGAAGTGCGCGCGCTGGCCATGTGGATGACCTGGAAATGCGCCGTGGTCAACATTCCCTACGGCGGCGCAAAAGGCGGCATTGTGGTGGACCCCTACCAGTTGTCCCAGCGCGAACTGGAAAACCTGACGCGCCGCTACACCACCGAAATCACCATGCTGATTGGTCCCGATTCGGACATTCCCGCGCCCGACGTGGGGACGAACGCGCAGGTCATGGCGTGGCTCATGGACACCTACTCCATTCTGCACGGGCATTCGGTGCCTGCTGTCGTCACGGGGAAGCCGCTTTCGATCGGCGGCTCACTGGGGCGTAACCAGGCAACGGGCGTGGGCGTCATGTACGTCACGCGCGAGGCGATGCGCCGTGTGGGCATTCCCATTGAAGGGGCGCGGGTGGTCGTGCAGGGGTTCGGGAACGTCGGCTCGAATGCGGCGCTCGCCATGCACGAACAGGGCGCGAAAGTGATTGCCGTGAGTGACGTGCACGGCGGTATCTACAATCCAAACGGGCTCGATATTCCCGCGCTGATTCGGCATGTGCTGGAAACGCGCAACGTGACGACGTGGCCCGACGGCGACGTCATCACCAACGAGGAGTTGCTGACGCTGGAATGTGAAGTGCTCATTCCGGCGGCGCTCGAAAACCAGATTACCTCGGAAAACGCGCACGAGATCAAGGCGAAGATTGTGGCCGAAGGCGCCAACGGGCCGACGACGCCGCGCGCCGACGAAATTCTGCGCGAACGGGGTATCCTGGTTGTGCCCGACATTCTGTGCAACGCCGGTGGGGTGACGGTCTCGTACTTTGAATGGGTGCAAGGGTTGCAGTCGTTCTTCTGGGACGAAGAAGAAGTCTTGAAGCGGCTGGAACGCATTATGGTGCGCGCCTTTGATGACGTGTGGAACATGGCGGAAGCCAAGGGCGTGGATTTGCGCATTGCGGCAACCGTGCTTGCCATCAATCGTGTGGCGGAAGCCACTGTTATGCGAGGGATTTACCCGTAA
- the deoC gene encoding deoxyribose-phosphate aldolase, with protein MMNEHEMQTLIEHTTQRLLLAADNIGISLPGTPHYTHIEPDLDTLHETIAAYIDHTLLKPDATRAEIDALCEEARQYTFASVCVNPFWVAYCAERLADTPVKVCTVIGFPLGANCPETKAAEAELACEHGASELDMVLNIGALKSNDLEAVARDIAAVVSAGHAHNALVKVIIETALLTDEEKVQACTIAKLVGADFVKTSTGFSKGGATVHDVALMRRVVGTALGVKASGGVRTFEDAVKMIEAGATRIGASAGVRIVKEARGDDVSSAATGNY; from the coding sequence ATGATGAACGAACACGAGATGCAAACACTCATCGAACACACAACCCAACGCCTTCTCCTTGCCGCCGACAACATCGGCATTTCTCTTCCCGGCACACCACACTACACGCACATCGAACCCGACCTTGACACCTTACACGAGACCATCGCCGCCTACATTGACCACACCCTGCTCAAACCCGACGCCACGCGCGCCGAGATTGACGCGCTCTGTGAGGAAGCCCGCCAATACACCTTCGCCTCCGTCTGTGTGAACCCGTTTTGGGTAGCGTATTGCGCCGAACGCCTTGCCGATACACCGGTGAAGGTCTGCACAGTCATCGGCTTTCCGCTGGGGGCGAATTGTCCTGAAACCAAAGCCGCCGAAGCCGAACTGGCATGCGAACATGGGGCGAGCGAGTTGGACATGGTGCTCAACATCGGGGCGCTGAAAAGCAACGACCTTGAAGCCGTTGCGCGCGACATTGCCGCTGTTGTCAGCGCGGGGCATGCCCACAATGCACTGGTCAAAGTCATCATCGAAACCGCTCTTTTGACAGATGAGGAGAAAGTGCAGGCGTGCACCATCGCCAAACTCGTCGGCGCGGACTTTGTCAAAACCTCCACGGGCTTTTCCAAAGGCGGCGCCACCGTCCACGATGTGGCGCTCATGCGGCGCGTGGTGGGCACTGCGCTCGGCGTCAAAGCCTCCGGCGGCGTGCGCACCTTCGAGGACGCCGTCAAGATGATTGAAGCCGGCGCAACACGCATTGGCGCCAGCGCCGGCGTGCGTATCGTCAAAGAAGCCCGCGGCGATGATGTCTCATCAGCCGCCACCGGCAATTACTGA
- a CDS encoding MBL fold metallo-hydrolase, translating into MQEILEGVWWIRRPMVNVYVVQTHEGLWLVDAGTPWDAKALLAALRSLGVERGDLRAILLTHGDFDHVGSAAHLRDTLHAPIWVHPADAEAVAGRAPIRRRVVGGLATRLSIALSSRLVHAPPVEPDRTLADGEVLAEGCLHVIHTPGHTDGHVCFFDERRCLLFGGDVVRTSRRRMYRPPFVLADADAQRQTLRKLATLKFDRAVFGHGPPILNDADHLLRAELTALEP; encoded by the coding sequence ATGCAAGAAATCCTGGAAGGGGTTTGGTGGATACGCCGCCCCATGGTCAATGTGTATGTCGTGCAAACGCATGAAGGGCTTTGGCTGGTGGACGCCGGCACGCCCTGGGACGCCAAAGCGCTGCTTGCGGCGCTGCGCTCTCTGGGTGTTGAACGTGGCGACCTTCGCGCCATCCTGCTGACCCACGGCGATTTTGACCACGTGGGAAGCGCGGCGCACCTGCGCGACACCCTGCACGCGCCCATTTGGGTGCACCCCGCCGATGCCGAAGCCGTTGCCGGACGCGCGCCCATTCGCCGCCGTGTGGTAGGTGGGCTTGCCACCCGCCTGAGTATCGCGCTGAGCAGTCGGCTTGTACACGCCCCCCCCGTCGAACCCGACCGCACCCTGGCTGATGGTGAGGTCCTCGCTGAGGGCTGTTTGCACGTCATCCACACTCCTGGGCACACCGACGGGCACGTCTGCTTCTTTGACGAACGGCGGTGCCTGCTCTTCGGCGGCGACGTCGTGCGCACGTCGCGCCGACGCATGTACCGCCCCCCCTTCGTGCTAGCCGATGCCGATGCGCAACGCCAAACCTTGCGCAAACTCGCCACACTCAAATTCGACCGCGCCGTATTTGGACATGGTCCGCCCATCCTCAACGATGCCGACCATCTGTTGCGCGCTGAACTGACTGCGCTCGAACCCTAA
- a CDS encoding peptidase MA family metallohydrolase: MRLSKIALILLLGVATLLSVAMPTRAQTELQATLETENDFPRALIFRVEVDAPTTLTEARLYFRPEASEFWNSIPVTIEPGAHIEAEYEWFTKNQVLPPNLKLEYYWRFRDAEGNTYTTQHEWVEYLDIRFDWKRLGDEKVTIMWYDGDEAWGRAMYETARQAIDALEQELGATLDHPIRIVAYANGSDFRSAFPPQQDWIGGQAFPDMGITVQIIGAGEYDWMQRVIPHEISHLVFHQALKDALATPPAWFNEGLAMYNEPGDFGEEERSRLRNAAKNGELLSLSRLQGNFGADSHEVNLAYIQSWGMVDFLIRDCGKDGLRRIIAELNNDVTMDEALQRACGYDQATLYERWLREDLGVEPPTSPAGESEPSPTSTPNPPPESAPSSEPEPPTGLISPLLLTCIWGVCCLSILAFLSFTLAIFFWRRGRTQA, encoded by the coding sequence ATGCGTCTCTCAAAGATTGCGCTCATCCTCTTGTTGGGCGTGGCAACGCTTCTCTCCGTTGCCATGCCCACGCGCGCCCAAACCGAATTACAAGCCACGCTGGAAACCGAGAACGATTTTCCCCGCGCCCTCATCTTCCGCGTGGAAGTGGACGCCCCCACCACGCTGACCGAGGCGCGGCTCTACTTTCGCCCCGAAGCCAGCGAATTTTGGAACAGCATTCCGGTGACCATCGAGCCGGGCGCCCACATTGAAGCCGAGTACGAGTGGTTTACCAAGAACCAGGTACTGCCGCCCAACCTCAAACTCGAATACTACTGGCGCTTCCGTGACGCTGAGGGCAACACCTACACGACCCAGCACGAATGGGTTGAGTATCTGGATATCCGTTTCGACTGGAAGCGGCTGGGCGATGAGAAAGTCACCATCATGTGGTACGACGGCGATGAGGCGTGGGGGCGCGCCATGTACGAAACAGCGCGCCAAGCCATTGACGCGCTGGAACAGGAACTCGGCGCCACCCTGGACCACCCTATCCGCATTGTCGCCTACGCCAACGGGAGCGACTTTCGCTCGGCGTTTCCTCCCCAGCAAGACTGGATCGGGGGGCAAGCCTTCCCCGACATGGGCATTACCGTGCAAATCATCGGCGCAGGCGAATACGACTGGATGCAGCGCGTGATTCCCCATGAAATTTCGCACCTCGTTTTTCACCAGGCGCTGAAAGACGCACTGGCAACACCACCCGCCTGGTTCAACGAAGGATTGGCGATGTACAACGAACCGGGCGACTTTGGCGAAGAAGAGCGAAGTCGCCTGCGCAACGCCGCCAAAAACGGCGAACTGCTGTCCCTGAGCCGCTTGCAGGGCAATTTCGGCGCCGACAGCCACGAAGTCAACCTGGCGTACATTCAAAGTTGGGGCATGGTGGACTTCCTCATCCGCGATTGCGGCAAAGATGGCTTGCGCCGCATTATCGCCGAGTTGAACAACGATGTGACCATGGATGAAGCCCTGCAACGCGCCTGCGGATACGACCAGGCGACACTGTACGAGCGCTGGCTACGCGAAGATTTGGGCGTTGAGCCGCCCACTTCTCCCGCCGGCGAGTCTGAACCTTCGCCCACGTCAACACCCAACCCGCCGCCAGAATCGGCGCCTTCATCCGAACCGGAACCGCCCACGGGGCTCATCTCCCCCCTTCTGCTGACGTGCATTTGGGGCGTCTGCTGTCTGAGCATTCTGGCGTTTCTTTCCTTCACACTGGCCATTTTCTTCTGGCGGCGTGGCCGCACGCAAGCATAA